The genomic segment AATGAGGATGATATAGTCGCTTCGTTGATATCTGATGTGGCCCTTTGGAACTCTGTCTGCAGATTGCACCATAGCTGGCTGATAATCGAGCCCTCTCTGTCCAGTGCAAGAGAGTTAAGGCTATTGAGTGCGCGCTCAAGCGGAGTAATATTGGGATTGAGGGAGCCATTGTGCGACAACAGCGTCTCGACTGCCGCTTGAGGCTTATAGGAGTGTACAGTGGCCATTCGTTACAGGGTATACCATGGTCAGTGCCATGACGCGACGAGTTGACGAAGCGATAAGGAAGGCTCGAAAATTGGTTGGTCGGGGTTCTGATCGTACACAGATTTGTAGTGATAGCGGATTGTGGGAGTTCAGACAAAGAATAGGCAAAAGGAACGAGACAGAGAAAGACATAAATTATGTAGGTTAAGGAGGAGGAAATTGTGAGCTCGCGGGCGAGATACAAGAATGATGCACGGCACAGAGTATTAGGCCGGGTACAAAGGTACAAGCTGAAACTGTCCAATCTCCTGGACACTTTGATTCAGCAGGGTGGGTATACGGCAGGCTATTTCCATCAAGTGTCCATCAAGTGTCCATCAAGTGTCCATCAAACTGGACCAAGGCTGTTCATCGGTTGGTACGTAACTTATCCAGTGGTCCGGCCGACTCAAAGCAGTGCAGTCGACGTGGTAACATGACACCAGAATCGCGCTGTGTTATCAACTATCTTCTTCCTTACATGGAGCAAATGTTCAATCTCACGCACGCATGGCCAAGTTTGAAAACACCGCTAGTCTTTTCTAAACTAAACGCTTGCTATGCTAGAACATTCCACAACCTCCCTCACCTGTTCGGTCCGAACTCGACGTTTTGGACCCCGCTTATAACAAAGATCTATGGGAGAAATCCATCAAGGCAGACTAGGTCAAAGTAGGGCAAATTCGCAGTAGTCTCTCTGTCCGCACTCATAATGACAAACAGATCGAACATCTTCTAGCAACGATTGCTGCAACCGATGCCACTTGTGTCGGGTTAGGCCTGACCAGGAGCAAAGTTGATCATTCCTACGGTTCAAGTGGTCCGGACCTTGAGTCGTTCTCTTTTCCAGTAACCTACCTACCCCGCTTACGAACCACCCCCACATCCGAACCATCCGAAAGCTCTGCatttctcctccttcatcaacatcaccaccttTTTCAGactaagtcaacatacccacttttggaacaccccctcatttggaacacctaaaaatgcctcaaccccaccaccagcctcctacttcctccaacttcgaactatcacaacaatttcataccttatgcaaataacctcattttttcagaGGACCTTTATTCCTGCCTTATGGCCCagtataccgagtatgaagtcaatcaggcaatccaggctgtttcagacggccaaagcctaaggaaggcagcccgcgaatatggcatcccaattaccaccctccacaaccgtctcacaggcacccaggcaagggcagcagcattttcagaccttcagaggctttcccctgaccaggaggctaagttggctgaatgggtgcgaatccagcatgcccttggtgttgccccaacccatcaacaagtgagggcattcgcagaacgaatcctctgtgctatgggggacaaggagcctataggaaagggctggatccatgcctttctaaagagaaacccatctatcaaggtccagagaagtcgccttattgactctagacgtgttaatggagcatctactgaggttatcagggactggttcaaactcctcgccataccagaggtcaagggcattaaaccatccaatagatacaacatggatgagactggtatccttgagggccagggatctaatgggctggtgctgggcatgtctgagacgaagtctgtacgcaagaaacagcctggatcaagggcatgggtatccatcatcgaatgcatctctgccctgggccatgcccttgatcccctcattatatataagggcaagacagtccagcagcagtggtttcctctagaccttggcccttatgaaggatggcagttcactgcaacagagaatggatggactacagacgacactgcagttgaatggctgcagaaggtcttcatccctcagactatccctcagactgcctcccagggcaaggagggccaggagggcaaggaggaggccagactgctggttgttgatggccatgggagtcacacaacgacggactttatgtggctctgctatattaataacatccatctattgttcctaccaccacatacctcccatgtgctccagccacttgaccagtcagtcttcagccctgtaaaggcagcctataggaaggagcttggataccttagtcagtggaatgactctactattgtaggcaagaggaactttataggctgttatcagaaggctcgtactgcaggtatgacgatgcagaacatcagaagtggttggaaatggacagggttatggcctgtctctatggcgaagcctctgatgagctccctcctactcccaacaacaccaaagccatcagcatcttcagatcaggtcagcaaagggcagtctggaggcaaggaaggcaaggaagctgaaggatgggcatctgcgtcgtctgcagtagtgtggtcgacgccaaggaagatgaaggatctggctgggcagttgaagctattcacagagctagagaatgatgccttcactcaacgccttctattccggaaggtgaaaaaaggcttcagcgagcaggcctatgagctggctactgcccagcataagctggagctcctgcaggcccaagtcaccaatactgcagcaaggaaaagaaggacagtccagatcgacccaaacaccaagttcgccaatattgaggacatccagaaggctcagattgaggctggcgaaaaagaggatatcacagatgaatccagcgactctgatacccctagtgaagctgaaagctgtattgtggtggcatctaggcctagtcaataattaattgaagatggtggtgatgttggggatagcttcattctgggtgttccaaatgagggggtgttccaaaagtgggtatgttgacttatcACAACAATTGCAGTTTTTAACCAAACAACGCCCTTTTTTCAGGATACCTTCCTTCTTATACAATGAAGCAATATACCGAAGATCAGCTCCAACAAGCCCTTGCAGATGTAACAGATGGGCGCCCTATTCGCCAGGCTGCTCGCGCATGGGGCATACCATACCCTTCACTTCGACATCGTCTATGCAGTGGCAGGCAAAGCAGAAATACAGCCTGGGTTAATTATCAGCGATTATCCCAGGCCCAGGAGAGCAGCCTGGCTGCCTATATTACTACTCAAGAATCCCTTGGCTGCTCCCTtacccatcaacaagtgaagGGTCTAGCAGAGCGTCTGCTGGGCAGCACTAGGGATGCCCAACAGCCACTAGGAAAGAGATGGATACATCGATTTAAGcagagaaacccatctatcaTCACTAAGAGACCTAAGGCCATGGACTCCAGGCGATATAAAGCACACTCTGCTGACGTTATCCAGGCCTGGTTCCTACGCCTAGATAACATCCCTGCCATCCAgggcatccatccatctaATAGATGGAAtatggatgagactggtattATGGAGGGCAGGGGAGTTAATGGCTTAGTGCTGGGATCTTCAGCATCACGAGCCATCCAGAAAAAACAGCCTGGATCCAGGGCATGGGTGTCACTAATCGAATGCATCTCGGCTGCTGGAAGCTCCTTGCCTCCTATAGTcatctataagggcaagtCAGTCCAGGCCCAGTGGTTTCCATCAGATCTATCCCCCTATGATGGCTGGCACTTCACCTATTCAGACAATGGCTGGACGAACGACCAGACTGCCCTTGACTGGCTGGAGAAGGTCTTTATCCCAAGGACTAGACCTGCCCAGCCAGATGAGGCCAGACTGTTACTTATGGATGGGCATCACAGCCATACAACAACAGATTTCATGTGGCAGTGCTTCCAGCATAACATCTATCTGTTATATCTGCCCCCCCATACCTCTGCTGTCCTCCAGCCTCTAGATGTGTCAGTCTTCGGACCATTAAAGCAggcctataggaaggaggTTGGAGATGTCTTTAACTGGTGCAGTGACTCAACAGTTATTGGCAAGAGGATCTTtctaggctgttattataaggccAGAAGGGCAGCTCTAACCAGCCAGAACATAAAAACAGGCTGGAAGTGGGCtgggttatggcctgtctccTCAAGGCATCCCCTATCTAACACTATGGTCATCAACGCAACCTCTAGCCAGCAGTCCAGCCAAAAGTCCAGCCAACAGTCCAGCCAGCAGTGGGACGAAGCTGTATCTGTTGCCCCATGGTCaactcctcgtcgcccagctgaTCTGCGACATCAATTACACCTATTAACCCAGTTAGGTAAGGATGACCTAGATACCCATACTATTCGTCACCTATCTAGAAAGGTGCAGAAGGGCTATGATGAACAGGCAACTAGACTAGTAATACTAGAGCAACAGGTACAGCAACTGCAGGGCCAGGTGCAGGAACaacgccgacgtcggaggAGAAAGGTCCCTATGTCGCCCAACAGCAGGTTCGCAAGGATAGAGCAGATCCAACAGGCTCTATTGTCCTCCAGCGAAGCAGAGGATAGTCTAGACGAATCCAGCGCATCAGAAATGCCTAGTGAAGCCGAAAGCTGCATCTGGGTAGGTGGTAGGGTGGAGGAATAGAGGATGGGAATAGTGGCATAtgggtggtgatggtggttCGGATGTGGGGGTGGTTCGTAAGTAGGGTGGGTGGGTTAGTTTCGAGCTCAGAACTCAGCCCCTAAAGCGGGCATCTGGCAGCAACGCAATACGCGCTGTGGAGGCTACTTCCAGGGTTCGCGAGTGAGAGGATCGCGGTGGCGACAATCAAGCGACAGGGTTTCAGCGGCACCTTGCACAGTTTTTCGCTCAAGTCGATGAGGAACCGGCCATTAGTGACATAGCTGAACCTTCGGAGCGGCTAGTAGAGTATCTTGACTGCCCCAGACAGACAAACAACTTTGACTGTGATGTTACCGTTGTCGTCAATGCCATGCCTATTGTTTCCGGCATCACTTCCTTCAGCGAGCGAACGGAGTTTGGTATTTTGAGCTTGGTCTGAGATGTGGTGCCATCACATGATAATGTACGTCAAGCGTTTTTCTGACAGCAGGCAAAGCGAATGGGAGACCAGCTGCAGGAAGACGAGTAGGAATAGCGCCTCGTCAAAGAGCAGCAGTTATCCGAGCTGTTCCAACGCTAGACCTGGCCGATGCCTCAAAACCTGGCCCATTCCGTTGAGAAGCTTGCAATCTCAGCGCCACTGAGCAGGTCTTGGACAAGAATTGGCCACGGTTGTGACGTGTTCGCCTGACGTACAGTCCGTTGCGTTGGCAGCGTTCGTAATTAAATAATGCGTCTGTGCGTAAGGGTAAAATGCGTGCTGTTACGAATTAGCCACTTTTTCGCTGGCAGAATTACGAATTACGGAACCGTCAACATCGAAATACCCtcacgtcgccgtcgacgtcgccgtcgcccgctGCTCaaagtgaagctattcagACCCTATATAAACCACCCTTCAGTGCCGATTGCCAATTCGATCGCCGCAGGGGTTTCTCCCCCATCGTCACTGTGTACGACTCGACGCCCTCTCACAGAGGAGAGGGACGATCGGCCTGCGAAGCCTGCGAAGCCTACGAAGCCTGCGATACTCGCGAtaccctcgtcctcgtcgtctccgtcgtctctGTCGCTGCTGCTAGCTGATCAGACCAAATATCGGATCGATTGAATACAATACAGATAATAGCGCCGACGCTGGATAAGGATGGGCAGAGGAAGATGGCCTAGGTATTGACGTCAATGGAGAAGACGAATGAGGAGGTGGCCGCTTGGATAGGATGCTCTATTCAGACTGTAAGACGGTGGCGACGTCGATACGAAGTGACTGGGCAGGCGAAGAGATACCCTATTATAAGGTATAGCCGGACGAAGCTGGAGATCTGGCAACTCCACGAGCTATTGGAGCTTCTGGCGTATCGCAACGACCTCACTTTCGACGAGATGAATGATTTCCTATTCGAACAGTTCAGTATAACCCTTCACAAGTCAAATCTCAGCAGGCAACTTAAAGCTGTTAGTTGGACGTCAAAAAAGACTCATCCGATTGCTGCCTAACGAGACGAAGATCTTCGGCGCGCCTGGTTATATCGTATACGAAGGTATAGCCCGCAGCAGCTTATATTCGTCGATGAGTCTGGCGTTGATAAGCGTACCGGCGCGCGAAGGACGGGATGGGCGCCGAAAGGTCTCAAGGCCCATCGATCGACCGTACTTGAGCGAGGGCAACGGTATCAGATCTTGCCggcccttgcccttgacggtATCGTCGACGTCGTAATATACCCAGGGACGACGAATGGTGATGGCTTCTTCGCGTGGATCTCGCAGGGCCTATTGCCAAAGTGTGCCGCCTTTCCTGCGCCAAAGTCAGTTATCGTTATGGACAACGCAAGCTtccatcgccgacgagatATCAAAGAAGCGTGTGATGCTGCTGGAGTCATCCTTGAGTTTCTTCCTCCGTACTCACCAGACTTTAACCCGATCGAGGCTTTTTTCGGCGATCTAAAGAGGCTATTCCGACAGCAATATCCTATATGGAATCgagacgaggccgatgagTGAGATTTCAAAGACCTATTGGCAGACTGCGTGGCAGAGGTTGGACGAGGGACGAGGCAAATAGAAGGCCACTTTCGGCACTCCTTCATCAACTTTGAGGGCACAGAAAGGATATTTGATGACCTTATTGTTGCGCAGGACATAGAGGTGTATTTTGGCCAGGGCAGTGTTGAGAGTGCCTCTGAGAGGCAATGCAATTGCCATTGTTGAAATAGGCCATAGTTGAGATAAATGACGAAAATAACGCATCGAAAATGGCCTCATAGGCCCTTTGTGTTGAAGTAAGTCAAactacccccatttcggcaccccccccatctcggcacccccagccccaccaagctacaccaaaacctactactttctagcacccttataactataaacctacttattatatttaatataaaattatatatttaagtaaaTAGTATGTAATATAGTATCTTTAAAAAGTAAATATGCTATTATTTCTATctactatatactaattatactataaatactaatgTTAGTATCTActagtattttactagtaaacCTTAACATTTTTTAAAACAtcttttataatttaaagaaattatattaaaatataaaaactacttattatagtatatttctatataattagtattataatatagagcaatatagtatactactattaataagcttaaaataaagaagttagttttctacttatattaatttagtaaggaaaatttataaatagctataaaaaagctattaagtaagtaatattaaattaaaccttatataactatagtagtactctataaatacttatagtagttattatatactatttagctttaaatttaagttataaagcttataaaaagaaatatagtatattactagtaaaatactacttttactttctaactactagtatatagtaagtattagctaaacatatataaaaatagtaaattttagtatatatagtacttaattactataaataattttaGTATAATTCTTAGTCTTAAAAGTAGGGTTATATAGTATGTATAGAAAGTAGTAGGTTTtagtgtagcttggtggggctgggggtgccgagatggggggggtgccgaaatgggggtagtTTGACTTAAAATCTCCATTGCAGCACATCTGCCACTTGCCAACCTCTCCATTGCTCCCGTTATTTGCCCACCTCTTCACCTATTCGCCGCCCGAATACGACTCCGTCGACGAAGTGCCGTCTTCAACTTGGATCGGATCGGCGGCCTTTGCGCCCGGCAGGTCAACGGTATTGTTTTCGCGGTCGTTATCGTCATCAACGTCGAAGTATTGACCTTGAAGGGTATCAGGGAGTAATTGACTCGGTCGGaggctcggcgacgagatcgGGCTTGGCCCTGGAGGTGAGGATACGAATAGTGCGTCTGTGAAGGTGGTCAATTAGTAGGTTGTCAATTGAGGGTATACGTACTTACCAAATCTCCCATTTTCAACCAGGTGACTCTGAATAGGCCCTTCGTCAACTTCGACTCCTTCAGCAacttcgtcttcttcaacaaTTGGGCTGCCGACGCGCGACAATTTACTCGGTCGCCCAGGCGCGTCGGCTGCAATTGACGATCGTCGCGACCG from the Colletotrichum higginsianum IMI 349063 chromosome 11, whole genome shotgun sequence genome contains:
- a CDS encoding TPR domain-containing protein: MRLCNYELRNRQHRNTLTSPSTSPSPAAQSEAIQTLYKPPFSADCQFDRRRGFSPIVTVYDSTPSHRGEGRSACEACEAYEACDTRDTLVLVVSRRRWIRMGRGRWPSPQQLIFVDESGVDKRTGARRTGWAPKGLKAHRSTVLERGQRYQILPALALDGIVDVVIYPGTTNGDGFFAWISQGLLPKCAAFPAPKSVIVMDNASFHRRRDIKEACDAAGVILEFLPPYSPDFNPIEAFFGDLKRLFRQQYPIWNRDEADE